The Streptomyces camelliae genome window below encodes:
- a CDS encoding organic hydroperoxide resistance protein — translation MTEDSAVDTRPTKIMYVAEATAHGGRDGFVTSQDGRLALQVAMPPELGGDGNGTNPEQLFAAGYSSCFHNALILVGNRAGYDLTGSTVAAKVGIGPNKQRGYGLAVALSVSLPVLDADLAAELVDAAHEVCPYSNATRGNIDVTILLG, via the coding sequence ATGACCGAGGACTCCGCCGTCGACACCCGTCCGACGAAGATCATGTACGTCGCCGAGGCCACCGCCCACGGCGGCCGGGACGGCTTTGTCACCAGCCAGGACGGCCGGCTCGCGCTGCAGGTCGCGATGCCTCCGGAGCTGGGCGGCGACGGCAACGGCACCAACCCGGAGCAGCTGTTCGCGGCCGGTTACAGCTCCTGCTTCCACAACGCGCTGATCCTGGTGGGCAACCGCGCGGGCTACGACCTGACCGGCTCCACGGTGGCCGCGAAGGTCGGCATCGGCCCGAACAAGCAGCGCGGCTACGGCCTCGCGGTCGCCCTCAGCGTCTCCCTGCCGGTCCTGGACGCCGACCTGGCGGCCGAGCTGGTGGACGCGGCGCACGAGGTCTGCCCCTACTCCAACGCGACGCGCGGCAACATCGACGTAACGATTCTGCTGGGCTGA
- the cbiQ gene encoding cobalt ECF transporter T component CbiQ, producing the protein MGAGHTHRLYRHGHSPVHTLPPHTKLAAAFLFIVVVVSTPREAMWAFALYAVLLASVAHLARVPAGFLLRRLLIEVPFVAFAVLMPFVAEGERVHALGLSLSLNGLWGAWNVLAKGTLGVAVSVLLAATTELRALLLGLQRLRLPPLLVQIVSFMIRYGDVITDEMRRMRVARESRGGEARGVRHWGVLAKSAGALFIRSYERGERVHLAMVSRGYAGAMPVIDEVTASGAQWRYALTLPCTALVVCLSGWIL; encoded by the coding sequence GTGGGCGCCGGACACACCCATCGCCTCTACCGGCACGGGCACTCCCCCGTGCACACCCTGCCGCCGCACACCAAGCTCGCCGCCGCCTTCCTGTTCATCGTGGTCGTGGTGTCCACCCCGCGCGAGGCGATGTGGGCGTTCGCGCTGTACGCCGTCCTGCTCGCGTCTGTCGCGCATCTCGCGCGCGTGCCCGCCGGTTTCCTGCTCCGACGGCTGCTGATCGAGGTGCCGTTCGTGGCGTTCGCGGTGCTCATGCCGTTCGTCGCGGAGGGCGAGCGGGTGCACGCGCTGGGCCTCTCGCTCAGCCTGAACGGACTCTGGGGCGCCTGGAACGTGCTCGCCAAGGGCACGCTCGGCGTCGCCGTCTCCGTGCTGCTGGCCGCCACCACCGAACTGCGCGCGCTGCTGCTCGGGCTCCAGCGCCTGAGGCTCCCGCCTCTGCTGGTCCAGATCGTGTCCTTCATGATCCGCTACGGCGACGTCATCACCGACGAGATGCGCCGGATGCGCGTCGCACGCGAGTCACGTGGTGGTGAAGCGAGGGGCGTGCGGCACTGGGGCGTGCTCGCCAAGTCCGCCGGCGCGCTGTTCATCCGCTCCTACGAGCGCGGGGAGCGTGTGCACCTGGCCATGGTGAGCCGCGGCTATGCCGGTGCGATGCCGGTCATCGACGAGGTGACCGCGTCCGGTGCGCAGTGGCGGTACGCCCTCACGCTCCCCTGCACCGCCCTCGTCGTCTGCCTGTCGGGATGGATCCTGTGA
- a CDS encoding energy-coupling factor ABC transporter permease, which produces MHVPDGFIDAPTSAVTAVVAAGALAVSLRGARRELGGTSRASEAERGGERAAPLAGLVAAFIFAVQMLNFPVAAGTSGHLLGGALAAILVGPYTGVLCVSVVLLMQGVLFADGGLTALGVNITDMAIVTTVASYAVFRALLAVLPRRRHSVTIASFVAALVSVPAAAVAFTLIYAIGGTTDVSLGKVATAMIGVHVLIGIGEAVITALTVSAVIAVRPDLVHGARGLRQRLTLRSPTLGSTRAGGAPIGALVDAPAPAALTAPVAARTSRRALWVTGLVTSLVLAGFVSFYASSNPDGLEKVAHDKGIDQKTEKHTTAGSPLADYGVKNISDARLSGGLAGVIGVGVTIVAGSAVFWAVRRRTTPTPGARDSTVSPVNTGW; this is translated from the coding sequence GTGCATGTACCTGACGGATTCATCGATGCCCCGACCTCCGCCGTCACCGCAGTGGTCGCCGCCGGCGCCCTCGCGGTGAGCCTGCGCGGCGCCCGACGTGAACTGGGGGGCACCTCCCGCGCGAGCGAAGCCGAGCGTGGGGGAGAAAGAGCGGCACCGCTGGCCGGTCTGGTGGCGGCGTTCATCTTCGCCGTCCAAATGCTCAACTTCCCCGTGGCGGCCGGAACCAGCGGTCATCTGCTCGGCGGAGCGCTCGCCGCGATCCTCGTCGGCCCGTACACCGGCGTGCTGTGCGTGTCGGTCGTACTGCTCATGCAGGGCGTGCTGTTCGCGGACGGCGGGCTCACCGCGCTCGGCGTGAACATCACCGACATGGCGATCGTCACCACCGTCGCGTCGTACGCCGTCTTCCGTGCCCTGCTCGCCGTCCTGCCCCGCAGGCGGCACTCGGTGACCATCGCCTCCTTCGTCGCCGCGCTGGTCTCCGTGCCGGCCGCCGCCGTCGCCTTCACGCTGATCTACGCGATCGGCGGCACCACGGACGTCTCCCTCGGCAAGGTGGCGACCGCGATGATCGGCGTCCACGTGCTGATCGGTATCGGCGAGGCGGTCATCACCGCGCTCACCGTGAGCGCCGTCATCGCGGTGCGCCCCGACCTGGTGCACGGCGCGCGCGGCCTGCGGCAGCGGCTCACGTTGCGCTCCCCCACGCTCGGCTCCACTCGCGCGGGAGGTGCCCCCATCGGCGCGCTCGTGGACGCTCCCGCCCCCGCGGCGCTCACGGCGCCTGTGGCGGCGCGCACCTCCCGGCGCGCGCTGTGGGTGACCGGCCTGGTCACCTCCCTCGTGCTCGCCGGTTTCGTCAGCTTCTACGCCTCCTCGAACCCCGACGGCCTGGAGAAGGTCGCGCACGACAAGGGGATCGACCAGAAGACCGAGAAGCACACGACGGCCGGCTCCCCGCTCGCCGACTACGGCGTCAAGAACATCTCCGACGCGCGGCTCTCCGGCGGCCTCGCGGGTGTGATCGGCGTCGGGGTCACGATCGTGGCGGGCAGCGCGGTGTTCTGGGCGGTGCGCCGGCGCACCACGCCGACGCCGGGCGCCCGCGACTCCACGGTCTCGCCCGTGAACACGGGGTGGTGA
- a CDS encoding MarR family winged helix-turn-helix transcriptional regulator, translated as MGRVTPQDDRDDEEAAGSLLLDDQLCFALYAAQRAVTAAYRPLLDDLGLTYPQYLVLLVLWEHGETSVKDLARALRLDYGTVSPLLKRLEGAGLVRRERAADDERSVLIACTERAEELRERAARVPGALLTTTGLSAQEVARLRSELWQLTERADTAAVRRRGH; from the coding sequence ATGGGGCGCGTGACGCCTCAAGACGACCGTGACGACGAAGAGGCCGCCGGGTCGCTGCTGCTGGACGACCAGCTGTGCTTCGCGCTGTACGCGGCACAGCGCGCCGTGACCGCCGCGTACCGTCCACTTCTGGACGACCTCGGGCTCACCTACCCCCAGTACCTCGTGCTGCTGGTCCTCTGGGAGCACGGCGAGACCAGCGTGAAGGACCTGGCGCGCGCCCTGCGCCTGGACTACGGGACCGTCTCGCCGTTGCTGAAACGGCTGGAGGGGGCGGGCCTGGTGCGCAGGGAGCGCGCGGCGGACGACGAGCGCTCCGTGCTCATCGCGTGCACCGAGCGCGCGGAGGAACTCAGGGAACGCGCAGCGCGCGTGCCCGGCGCACTGCTCACCACGACGGGGCTCAGCGCCCAGGAGGTGGCGCGGTTGCGCTCCGAGTTGTGGCAGCTCACCGAGCGCGCCGACACCGCGGCCGTCCGGCGCCGAGGCCACTGA
- a CDS encoding SsgA family sporulation/cell division regulator — translation MSVVEQYARAHIVTDEEDPGAVPVVLRYDPDSDPRSVRVDLPGAHEWTFSRALLERGLRVPAESGDVRVWPCGRVQAVVEFHSDNGVEVVQFESKTLLRFLRRTYTAEPVRG, via the coding sequence ATGTCTGTGGTCGAACAGTACGCCCGCGCCCACATCGTCACGGACGAGGAGGACCCGGGGGCCGTACCGGTGGTGCTGCGGTACGACCCCGACAGTGATCCACGATCGGTGCGGGTGGACCTGCCCGGCGCCCATGAGTGGACCTTCTCGCGCGCGCTGCTGGAGCGAGGACTGCGGGTCCCGGCCGAGAGCGGCGACGTACGCGTGTGGCCGTGCGGGCGCGTGCAGGCCGTTGTCGAGTTCCACTCTGACAACGGTGTCGAGGTGGTCCAGTTCGAGTCGAAGACGCTGCTCAGATTTCTGCGCCGCACCTACACCGCGGAGCCCGTGCGGGGCTGA
- a CDS encoding energy-coupling factor ABC transporter ATP-binding protein has translation MDPVTPSLEVAGLAFAYPDGHQALFGVDFTIARGERVALLGPNGAGKTTLVLHLNGILSGGTGTVTVAGLPVGTQHLAAVRQKVGIVFQDPDDQLFMPTVREDVAFGPAAAGLKGAALEERVRHALERVGMRDFADRPPHHLSFGQRRRVAVATVLAMEPEILVLDEPSSNLDPASRRELADILRSLDVTVLMVTHDLPYALELCPRSLILSDGVIAADGPTAGLLCDEDLMRAHRLELPFGFDPRARP, from the coding sequence ATGGATCCTGTGACACCTTCGTTGGAAGTGGCCGGACTGGCCTTCGCCTACCCCGACGGCCACCAGGCGCTGTTCGGCGTCGACTTCACCATCGCGCGCGGTGAACGCGTCGCGCTGCTCGGCCCGAACGGCGCCGGCAAGACCACCCTGGTCCTGCACCTCAACGGCATCCTGAGCGGCGGCACCGGCACGGTCACGGTCGCAGGGCTGCCGGTCGGCACCCAGCACCTGGCCGCCGTCCGGCAGAAGGTCGGCATCGTCTTCCAGGACCCGGACGACCAGCTCTTCATGCCGACCGTGCGCGAGGACGTGGCCTTCGGCCCGGCCGCCGCCGGCCTCAAGGGCGCGGCCCTGGAGGAACGGGTACGGCACGCCCTGGAGCGCGTCGGCATGCGGGACTTCGCCGACCGCCCGCCGCACCACCTGTCCTTCGGCCAGCGCCGCCGGGTCGCCGTGGCCACCGTGCTCGCGATGGAACCGGAGATCCTCGTCCTGGACGAGCCCTCCTCCAACCTCGACCCCGCCTCCCGCCGTGAACTCGCCGACATCCTGCGTTCCCTGGACGTCACGGTCCTCATGGTCACCCACGACCTGCCCTACGCCCTGGAACTGTGCCCCCGTTCCCTGATCCTCAGCGACGGCGTGATCGCAGCCGACGGCCCGACCGCCGGGCTCCTCTGCGACGAGGACCTGATGCGGGCTCACCGACTGGAGCTGCCGTTCGGGTTCGATCCGCGGGCGCGTCCGTGA
- a CDS encoding penicillin-binding transpeptidase domain-containing protein, with product MGNRRRVAERRRTTRPAVVGGMIAVVVAGSGFAVYALTGGGASADERASAGADHKAVKTGPLSAAEIRTASTRFLTAWQQGRVSEAAAATDDAPAATTLLSGLAKDAHLKGVTLTPGAATGAKVPFSVKATVSYDKLSKPLAYGSSLTVVRRASDGVPLVDWHSSIVHPDLQDGDTLVTGESGTPPVKALDRDGGELTAAKYPSLGTVLDGLREKYGKTAGGKAGIELRVVRGKASQKAQLPDKTLVELSQGTPGTVKTTLDPTLEAAAEQQVAKKSQASVVVLRPSTGEILAVANNGHGFNVAFQGSLAPGSTMKIVTSTMLFEKKLITPDASHPCPKTYKLAGWTFHNDADSEIKQGTFKQSFGASCNNAFIDFAPKLSDDDLTKEAQQVYGLGMDNWAIGVPSFDGSVPVQSGAQMGASLIGQGGVRMNPLNMASVAATVEAGAFHQPYLVAPSVDNRTLAKATRTLSAQTQSQLKDVMRFTADYGTAAKAMAGMSGDYGAKTGSAEVDGQKKPNGWFTAYKGDLAAAGVVQAGGHGGDTAGPIVAALLKMGG from the coding sequence GTGGGCAACAGAAGGCGCGTCGCCGAGCGACGCAGGACGACACGACCCGCTGTGGTCGGCGGGATGATCGCCGTGGTTGTCGCCGGCTCCGGGTTCGCCGTCTATGCGCTGACCGGCGGTGGGGCGTCGGCCGACGAGCGCGCGTCCGCAGGGGCTGACCACAAGGCGGTCAAGACCGGTCCGCTCAGCGCCGCCGAGATCCGCACGGCGTCCACCCGCTTCCTGACGGCCTGGCAGCAGGGCCGGGTCTCCGAGGCGGCCGCCGCCACGGACGACGCCCCGGCCGCGACCACGCTGCTCTCCGGCCTCGCCAAGGACGCCCACCTGAAGGGCGTCACGCTCACCCCGGGTGCGGCCACGGGCGCGAAGGTGCCGTTCTCCGTCAAGGCGACGGTGTCGTACGACAAGCTCAGCAAGCCGCTGGCGTACGGCAGTTCGCTCACCGTGGTGAGGCGGGCGAGCGACGGCGTGCCGCTGGTCGACTGGCACTCCTCGATCGTCCACCCGGACCTGCAGGACGGCGACACGCTCGTCACCGGCGAGTCCGGCACCCCGCCCGTCAAGGCCCTGGACCGCGACGGCGGCGAGCTGACGGCCGCCAAGTACCCCTCGCTGGGCACGGTGCTGGACGGGCTGCGCGAGAAGTACGGCAAGACGGCCGGCGGCAAGGCGGGCATCGAGCTGCGCGTGGTGCGCGGCAAGGCCTCGCAGAAGGCCCAGCTGCCCGACAAGACACTGGTGGAGCTGAGCCAGGGCACGCCGGGCACGGTGAAGACGACGCTCGACCCGACCCTGGAAGCGGCCGCCGAGCAGCAGGTGGCCAAGAAGTCGCAGGCGTCGGTGGTGGTGCTGCGGCCGTCCACGGGCGAGATCCTCGCGGTCGCCAACAACGGGCACGGCTTCAACGTCGCCTTCCAGGGCTCCCTCGCGCCCGGCTCCACGATGAAGATCGTGACGTCGACGATGCTGTTCGAGAAGAAGCTCATCACCCCGGACGCCTCCCACCCCTGCCCCAAGACGTACAAGCTCGCCGGCTGGACGTTCCACAACGACGCCGACTCCGAGATCAAGCAGGGCACGTTCAAGCAGAGCTTCGGCGCCTCCTGCAACAACGCCTTCATCGACTTCGCGCCGAAGCTGTCCGACGACGACCTGACCAAGGAGGCTCAGCAGGTCTACGGCCTCGGCATGGACAACTGGGCCATCGGCGTGCCGTCGTTCGACGGCTCCGTGCCGGTGCAGAGCGGCGCGCAGATGGGCGCCTCGCTGATCGGGCAGGGCGGGGTGCGGATGAACCCGCTGAACATGGCGTCGGTGGCGGCGACGGTCGAGGCGGGCGCCTTCCACCAGCCGTACCTGGTGGCGCCCTCGGTGGACAACCGCACGCTGGCGAAGGCCACGCGCACCCTGTCGGCGCAGACCCAGTCCCAGCTGAAGGACGTCATGCGGTTCACCGCGGACTACGGCACGGCGGCCAAGGCGATGGCGGGCATGAGCGGGGACTACGGCGCCAAGACCGGCTCCGCCGAGGTCGACGGGCAGAAGAAGCCCAACGGCTGGTTCACCGCCTACAAGGGCGATCTGGCCGCCGCGGGCGTGGTCCAGGCGGGCGGCCACGGCGGCGACACCGCCGGACCGATCGTGGCGGCTCTGCTGAAGATGGGCGGCTGA